Within Portunus trituberculatus isolate SZX2019 chromosome 3, ASM1759143v1, whole genome shotgun sequence, the genomic segment ttctcattttcttctaatatttttttccttttcttcttcttcttttcttttcattgtccttttcttcttctcattttcctatttcttttcttcttatatttctcctcctccttcatctgctTCTCATCTtccaattcttcattttctcctcttcctcctccatctgtttcttctttgtcttcttcttttgattcttactctaattcttcctttttatctttctccaccaccattactaccactacaactattaccaccaccaccaccaccacagggcgCACCACAGCGGAAGGTGGACTACAGCTTTGATCCGTCCTTCAAGCTGCGGGAGCCCAaagtggagaaggtggagggatCAGGCGACTTCCATCCTGTGTACTTCCTCCGCACTCACTCAAAGAACAACGATCCAGCAGATGTACagacccaggtgtgtgtgtgtgtgtgtgtgtgtgtgtgtgtgtgtgcattttcttgttgttttttttgtgtgtgtgtctttgtgtttattaattttgttctcatttttgttctctttctcttctctttcccttttccttttccttttccttttccttttcctttttttcaatctccttctgtcttctcttcccttcttttctcttattttttcttcttttctcatttccttttctctttctctctatctgtctatccatccgtctatctatctatctatctatctatctatcatgtgtgtgtgtgtgtgtgtgtgtgtggtactgaTACAAGCCACAAAcagcaaaaatacaaatatctctctctttctccctctccctctccctctccctcgctgcCCCCCCTCAGATCTGGCAGTGTTCCTTTGAGCCGGACACACGCAAACCTGGCAGCAACACCAGCATTGTGGCGACGTGTGGCGGCTCCTCCGTGTGTTTCATCAACATGCTGGACGGAGAAGTGGTGCTCAAATACAATCGAAGCACAAaaacgtatgtatgtgtgtatttacctagttgtagttttcagggcctgggctttacgctggtgtggccccgtctccatatctacacttatccaatttttctttaaagttatgtacactcttgctgacaccacttcctcactcaaactgttccaagtctcaacacatctttgcgggaaactatattttttaacatctctcagacttcttcccttcctcagcttcttactatgctatcttgtgcttctagtgtcatattcttctctcaggatcagtttctcattatccacttggtccattccgttgatgaatttataaacctgtatcagatcctctctctctcccttctctgttccagggttggtagatccatagcctttagtctctcctcatatgtcatcccttcaaattctggaaccattcttgtagccatttgtgtgtgtgtgtgtgtgtgtgtgtgtgtgtgtgtgtgtgtgtgtgatttaattttctttttatttgttttatatatttatttatttattattatttttgcttattagttttttttttagtttttgttgtaatgtttttatttattttctttctaatatatatatatatattttttttttttatttattcatttttttggttaatagttgtttttttaattgttatttttttgttgtttatctttgttttgtctcgataattccactttttctccttttctttcttttttcccaggttgttttcttccattaatGTTAGTTTTCAGGTGTACGTTTGTAAGTTTAATagtaatctttttatttttatgtgtcaagtctctctctctctctctctctctctctctctctctctctctctctctctctctctctctctctctctctctctctctctctctctctctctctctctctctctctctctctctcaaagtctacaagaggaaagaaatacctatctatatttttatcttattttaatctttctctcagtactacaagaagagagaaccatttatctatctattatctatttattaaacatctctctttctctctgtcaggGCTATAGCAGGGCagaactatctatctatctactatcggatttattttattctctgtcAGTGCTACGGCCGGGGAGAACCTTTACGCACAAGTCTGGTCCACCATTCCACTTGATGACCTGGGCCTGAAAACCATCAATGTACTGGCAGCGGCTGGGGCTCGTTCCACagtcctcctcatccaccctGACGCTGGTGTGTGCTACCAAATGTTCCGCACCGTTCCCAGCaaggcagcggcggtggtgtgtgccctcctcttccaccctaaGAAGGCCACCTGGTTGTTTTGTAggtgtttgctgtgtgtgtgtgtgtgtgtgttattgtgttattCTGTGTTTGCATTATTGTGTGTATTGgggtttgtctgtgtgtgtgtgtgtgtgtgtgtgtgtgtgtgtgtgtgtgtgtgtgtgtgtgtgtgtgtgtgtgtgtgtgtgtatttacctagttctgcAATTAAAGGGTTCAAGTGGGTTTCATAGTGAGCTGtatccatatctacttttatccaacatttccttaaatttctgcacactttctgctgttgctaactcttcactcaatccgttccagatgtccactgtcctgtgtggaaaactaaacttcttaatgttcctcaaacactgacttttcatgatcttggaatatcctcttgtctgtctatctccatcctctgtcagtgataccaggtcttatctgtctatcttttccatatggtttgCTATCTTATACATCGTTACTAGTTCTCATTTCTCCCGTTTAGCCTTCAAAGTTAGCGGTTCCATCTCcttctgtctttatttctggcaccatctttgtagcagtcctttgCATTCTATCTAGTTTCCTGATGTCCTTCTGTCTGTATGGTGACCAcactactgctgcatattccagtttgggtcttatcatagtggttaatatctttttcaacatacttttatccatgtaGTTGAACGCCaccctgatgttagttagtgtcttGTGTGATGGAGCAAATAGTCCATTTATGtgtttctggagtcagggtgtcttgtatcattactcttcactccttttcattataatctcttcttctattttgtactaccactaccactactacaacaggtGGGCACGAGGATGGACAGATACAGCTTTGGGACATTGGGACGCCCACCTTACCAGGCTACGAGGTGAGCCAGGTGCATCTCCTCACCATCCCGCAGGTGGCCGGGACGTGTACAACCTGGCCTTCTCCTGCGCCCACGACCTACTCATTGCTGGCTGTGACGGCGGCCTGTATGCGTGGAAGGTGGACCtcaagaagatagaagagaatgaaaggtatggaggagaatgaaaggttaggttaggttaggctaggtttattattattattattattattattattattattattattattattattattattattattattattattattatcatgaaaaCTAGCTTGATGTTTTTCCCTCCAAATCtctctccacaagttacctccacactcctccacttagacagaccttcctccacctttccctcaccaccacaccacaccacaacaccacaccacaccagcaacaccaaaaataacaccaattgattgaggagaatgaaaggtTAACTAAAGTTAGGCaaggtttattattattattattattattattattattattattattattattattattattattatggtggaggctttattttatcaagttagatttactcctttttattattattattgttattatttatttttttttttttttgggggtggttaggtttattttgttgttattttagtttttgttttgtttatatatacatttttttttattctcatcccttctcattctcattctttttctctcattctctcttttctttcattctctctctatccctcattctgtcattcttttttttttcatctcattctcttctcttctcttctcttctcttctcttctcttctcttctcttctcttctcttctcttcttctcttctctctctctctctctctctctctctctctctctctctctctctctctctctctctctctctctctctctctctctctctctcacaggctgGAGAGGATGGAGTTTGTCTTGCCTGAGGTGGATGGCAATGGGTCAGTGCTGGACAGTATTGCCATGCTGAGAGATGACCTTCTGGCAGCTAAGTGTGCTCTACATGGCCAGATCTACGTCTTCTCAGTCAGCCGGGCTCTCAACGCTGCTAAATATAATAAGTATGTGTCTAATTTGCCCCCTATTtgtacttccttcctctcattaatCATCTCATCcacaagacattttttttttttttttttccagattttggctaacttttaaaggaactggcaatcaagtgggctctattctttttatttttcattgcccTTGTCCATTTTCCCCCaatccattaaccccttcagtaccaggatgtgtttccatattctttctagttactatttgattttatacagcttcagaaacttacttgggggattaaaacagtgaagactttggccattaatcttctaccttccatagactctttgaaaatacatcccagtactgaagaggttgaaaaGTAATTAGCCTCacaggtaagggatgtaaactCTCAGGTGGGTAAGGTGAGGTAGAGACCAtgcaaagaaaacgacaaacaaaacaaccccTTAATGATTTCCAGGTCCAGGTGTTTCTTGCATCATGATTAATTAACTTTTACCTGCCTTATGTTTTCCCTCTCAAGGTTCTGATTCCTTATATTGTCCTTCTTGTAGGGTCTGATGCCTTATGTGTCTGGTTTTAAAGGTATTAAGgtttttttgtgagtttgtggGGTTGTTtgcttgggtgtgtgtgtgtgtgtgtgtgtgtgtgtgtgtgtgtcttcagggaattatgtttttttctctctctctctctgtctctctatggCAGGAGGAAATAGTattaagaggggaaaattggacacacacacacacacacacacacacacacacacacacacacacacacacacacacactctctctctctctctctctctctcatgccaaaaatataaaaaaaaacactagaacCATAAGAAGTGAACtaacatgactctctctctctctctctctctctctctctctctctctctctctctctctctctctctctctctctctctctctctctctctctctctctctctctctctctctctctctcttgctggcaGGAATCGTGGACAGCTCCAGTCTGAGGTGAAGAACAACATGATGGTCAGCCTGAGGTGGAGTGACACTGACAACTACTACATGAACATGGGAGTGGACCCCAGTAAGttagggaggagtgagggaaggtgttTTGAAAGTGGCAGGGAGTTTGACTTGTGGGAAGTTTGAGTTGTGGGGAGTTTGTGTTGTGGGGAGTTTGAGTTATGGGGAGTTTGAGTAGTAGTTAGTGGATCTGAGTAAGtttaggagtagtaatagtagtgaggGAAGTATTTTGAGGGTTGTAGTAGTGAATAGTAAGACATTTGAGTAGGAGGAAGTGGATCTGagttagtttagtagtagtagtagtagtggtgagggaAGTTATTTTGAAGACAGCATGAAGGGGTGGTGTACTGGTTGGGGTATTCTTAGTGGGTATTTTGAAGGGAAAGTCTGACTGGATACTTTGAAGAGGGGAATGGTTTGTGAAGGTAATGATGGGGAAAGTTCTGAAAAGGTAGTTTGAGGAAAGATTCTAAGCACTTTGAGGGGAAAGATTTTGAATAGGGACtttgaaggagaaaaattatgactatgTGGTTTGCAGTGTTaaacctaaactaacccaacccaacccatcctaacttaacccagcctaacccaacccatcctaacttaacccagcctaacccaacccaaccctaacctaacccagcccagcccagcccagcccagcccagccaacccaacccaacccaacccaacccaacccaatccaagctagttatctctatggcctttgagaATAGTGGCCACATCACCTCAATTTTTAAAAGCCTAATGTTTCAGTCATACATGTTTTtgagggtagtttgatggttctagtgacagattaacacaatTTTCATCTTATCACTAGCAAAATTGTGAATCTCCTTAGGGtcgtgtgtgctggtgtgcggTGATGACAAGGGCGCTCTGGGTGTATGACCTGGCTGACCTGGTGACGGGGAAGGTCAGTTCACCCCTTACTGGAGGGTCACCCATTGCACAGCAGGAGCCTGTCAAGATACTGGAATGGCCCGAGCTGGAGGacgctgaggtgtgtgtgtgtgtgtgtgtgtgtgtgtgtgtgtgtttttcttgttttcttgcttttacttGTGATGGTATAGAATGATgtgccattttcttttttttatgtatatgtgtgtgtgtttgaacatttcatttttttatttttttttacatttctttattttttctcatattgtAGACATAAgtacagtttatttatttatttatatgtatgtgtgtgttgtttttttcttattttcttacatttctttttgtatttaacCTTCCACATTATAGAAgtatgtaccaccaccaccaccaccaccaccacctttaataccccacctctctctctcacaggtggAGAAAGCAAGGAAACTGCGATTAGACACATATGACATAGTAGTGGACAAGTGTGCAGTGTCGTATGGAGCCCAGCACATTGTGGCAGTCACTTCAAACAACATGGTGTGCATCTGGAGgcatgggaaggaggaggaggaggaggaggaggaggaagaggaggcagggaagaaagaagagaagaaaggagatgggaagtagatatagaaagacagagataatAGGAGTTTTTAGTTCAAAGATAAAGagtgtgtgatatttttttatagAGTGAAATTACGGATTGTTTTTTAGTTGTagaaaggatgtgtgtgtgtgtttagtgaagaaaggaagaaggaaaaggaaaaaaaaagaatgatgtttagaataagatggagaaaggaatagaaatgaCACTAATGTTTtagataaagtagaaaaattatGTTGATTAGATACAAGaaagatatttgtgtgtttagtgAAGACATtagataaagtagaaaaattatGTTGATTAGATACAAGaaagatatttgtgtgtttagtgaagaaaggaagaaaagaggaaaaaagaatgatgtttagaataagatggagaaaaggaatagaaatgaCTCTAATGtttaatgaggaaaggaagaaaggaaaggaaaagaggaagaggaagaaaaatgtgatgattagaataagagaaacaaaaggacgAAAAATGATTGTAATGttgtagataaaatagatacaaGAAAATATGTGTGTTTAGTGAAgattggaagaaaagaagaggaaaaagaagaagagtgtgatttttagaataagagaaagaaaggaggagaaattatTGTAGTGttttagataaagaaaatagatacgAGAAAGAAATATTCGTgtttagtgaagaaaagaagtaagaagagaaagaggaagaagagtaggatgtttagaataagagaaacaaaaggaaaagagattattgtaatattttaaatgaagaaagtagaaaaacagTGACtagatacaagaaagaaaggagatagaggaagataaagagattgTGTTTatcaaaaggaaggaggaacaagaagaaaggagaagagatagatGGCAATAATGAATAGTGGATAAttgagaataaatgaataaaaagaaagaaggaacaagaagaaaggaaaaagtagaaggaagaggtagatggtaataatgaataatggatAATTGAGAGAGGAAATTATCGAGGctgcttcagtgtgtgtgtgtgtgagagagagagagagaatgtccaaGTCAGCTCATATTGCAGCTAGattaagatacacacacacacacacacacacacacacacacacacacacacacacacacacacacacacacacacacacacacacacatttttatatttacattatttattgtCTCAGTTACCCACTAAGAAATTAATTTAAAGTTTTTTCTTATTAAGTTTTTAATAATATTTAAATTAAAGTGACTGTTATCTCTTTACagtaatatttcttttgttgttttgtaattttttatttatttatttgaatccatgtctttgttattttttgtttattttttattgtttttttttatttgtttatgaattccactttttatttatttatcatttttttattgttttctctatcATTTTCCACTTTGTATtgcattatttatcatttttattgctttatttatctttcacagCTTTATcatcttccacttttttattgtattatcatttcattgctttatttatcattttccttgattgctttattttatcattatttccaaaGAGgcattcatatttttgttattagtaTATGCATTGTGGGTGTTATTTGTAAAGGAGCCAGTCATTATTCTTACCAATTTATCATCTGCATATTTCCAGCACATGTCAACTCTTTGCTACATTCTCAAGATCATTTATTCTCCAttacttcttgttttattctaaTTTATAAAAGagatgattatttttattcaacagtttattgttttttatatttcgcAAAAAAAGCATTCATTTCTCattccttaatttattttcagtatttccAAAGTAGAtgtgtatttattgatttatttgtttatttatttgttttatttatttttgtagttaTTCCTGTTTTCAGacctatttgtttttattgctttattgctttatttatttattcttttctattagtCCGTTGTCTTATTTCCAAATTTACGTATATTTAATCAATTCACGTGTttgattttactttattttgatgaatttgcatttttttattattggtttCTTCGTTTCTGTTCCCCCAAACACATTCTTTATTAGTCAATTCTTTACTTGTatccaattttatttatattttatcaatTCACATGTAATCTTacttcaatttatttattttgatgaatttctattttatttatttttctgaagtgtatttatttgttgttagttTGTATATTCCACAACTCAGGCGGTCAGTGTGGTGTGTCTGTGCGTCAACTGGTGTATTGAAGGCAGTCCATATATGCTTTGTGTGTCACTGCTAGCCTCTggacattcatttatttactcaaCTTTGCTTTGAACTTTCATGAATAATCTTAATCTTGCCTCAGGAAAATTATgaatacttttccttttctttttttatgtacttttatttttttattgatttatttacttatttatttttatttacttgtgttttggtttgcttgttgtgtgtattttatggctcctgcaacactcactcactgttgTGTCACTGTTGTGGAAGTGTTACGGCTGGAAGGAACACACTCGTCAACACactcatgaagaaaaatgaaaaaaaaaaatacttaacaaTAAAAATCACTTCACTGATTTCTTATGATTTTaagaaatgaatattgaaaagcAACACTTGTGACTTTTATTATgaggcctggtggtggtggtggtggtctctctctctctctctctctctctctctctctctctctctctctctctctctctctctctctctctctaatgccaaAACACtgttaaaaaatagaaaaataaaagtaattctcacacaagtaaaaaaagtaataaggaaaagataagtaaGTGTTTTCAGAATGTAATGTTTTGGTGTTGCGTAAATCTAATTTTATCTTAAACCTTTAGTCTTCTCGCTACGTAACTTCAATTATTGTAACGCCAAaacatcttcagtactggggcacatttttaccttgagatttgtgtatgatgagaccattttactgacattaggaagggtctatggaggtcagaagattgatggccacagtcttcactatttcaaccccttcagtactgggacacatttttactttgagatttatgtatgatttgaccattttattgacattaggaagggtctatggagggcagaagattaatagccactgtcctcactattttaatcacccacatgagtttctgaagttgtaaaaatcaccaaatagtcaccagaatgaatgtagaaatgtgagttttgtgtacaattagaccattttattgatattaggaagggtctatggagggcagaaaattaatggccacagtcctcactattttaatcacataagtttctgaagctgtacaaaatcaccaaatagtcaccagaatgaataagaaaacccgtcatgctactgaaagggtttaaaaaatagaaaaataacaataattcccACAGGCGACCAAAaataagaagtagaaaagagatAAGACCGAGAATGCATCTGTACCCCCTCCCCCACCGAATCTCTGTCTTTGGGGAATAGATAGTGCgtacccacccactcaccccccCAGACACTCAAacctccctcccacactctctAATCTGTACCCACCCACCACTTATCCCTCCCACCCCCTCTCCTGCTATCTGTCTCCCCTTTGACCCCTGTATTGTGTGGGAGGAAAGGGACGGGGAGAAAATAGGCGAAGATAGTGAATAGgtagaaaaatgggagaaaaatttAGGCTCGCTGGGGAATAGGTGATGAAATAGATGAAtgcaaaatggagagagaaaattttgagTTGGTTAATATCGAAAATATACGAAAATGGATGGagcaaataggtaaatagaaaaaagaagagataatttTGAGTTCGGTGATGTATAATACtcgaaaatataagaaaaaaatagatatagagaGAATTTTGAGTTTGTTGACATTTTAGTcgaaaatatacgaaaaattGGTGAAACAAATAggtgaatagaaaatgaagacataattTTGAGTTCGCTAAGGCACAATACtcgaaaatataggaaaaaaaaaaaaagataaagaaaattttaGGTTGGTTGGTCCACatacgcgaaaaaaaaaatagatgataaaagaggagatgaatggaaaatggagataaaaattttAGTTCGCATATATATACtcgaaaatataagaaaatcaagcgaaaaattgataaataagaaatgtatATGAATAATTTAGAGTTTGCTGATGgatgatacaaaaaaatatataggttgaaaaagaagagatgaatagaaaatggacagaaaaaaattgagttaGCTTACAGATGATAGAAAATGTAAGCAAAATAGGtgaaatagataggtaaataaaaaatggagagagaaatttgaGTTCGATGATACATTATactagaaaatataagaaaaaaatgaaaaaagatcaATAATAACTGGAGATGGTTTTGAATTTGCTGATCGATACATGCACTCGAaaatacaataagaaaatatatcacaaatagatcaatagaaaatggaaagagaatttAGAGTTTCCTGATCGATAAATGTACtcgaaaatacaagaaaatacatgaaacaaataggtaaatagaaaatggagagaaaatattgaGTTCGCTGATACATAAAGTGGAAAATataagagatagataaagaaggaCAACGGAAAGTACTGTAGGTGTTTTATTTCACatcgggaaaaaaaatagttgtaaaaaaaggagaatagaaaacGGAGAGCGGAAATTTTGAGTTCACATATACATGcaccacaataaataaataaataaataaaagtacaaaataaagtgtaaaaagaaaaaaaaaaacgaagggatAAATTTTTTGAGTTGACTACTACatgcaacacaaaaataataactaactgaacaaaaaacacacaaaagattaataacaaaacagacacgcaaaaataggaagaaaaatcaacagGGAGACAGATTGAGGCAGCTTTAAAATTGGCGATCgaggatgaaaagaatagaccacaaaaaaaaaaaaataaataaaaaaaataacaaaaaactttaaaaaacaagatacacacgcacgtacaataaatagataaataaatagataaaaaaaaaaaaaagtgaacagtGAGACAAATCGCTCATATTCAAAAACTCCTTGCTTTCTCACCTCGACatttttgcaaggccacagagacaactaacaggttttcaagacagttcctcctcATGATAAAttaaaaatcttgccaattcATCACCGGAACCATCAAgaaaccattaaccccttcagcactgggacacgtttttcatCTTGAGTTTGGatgtgattaaaccattttattgacattagaaaagagtcta encodes:
- the LOC123509578 gene encoding LOW QUALITY PROTEIN: leucine-rich repeat and WD repeat-containing protein 1-like (The sequence of the model RefSeq protein was modified relative to this genomic sequence to represent the inferred CDS: inserted 3 bases in 2 codons), which produces MSQGVRRRGEMADKAKGTKKQKTAGKGAPQRKVDYSFDPSFKLREPKVEKVEGSGDFHPVYFLRTHSKNNDPADVQTQIWQCSFEPDTRKPGSNTSIVATCGGSSVCFINMLDGEVVLKYNRSTKTATAGENLYAQVWSTIPLDDLGLKTINVLAAAGARSTVLLIHPDAGVCYQMFRTVPSKAAAVVCALLFHPKKATWLFCGHEDGQIQLWDIGTPTLPGYEVSQVHLLTIPQVXRDVYNLAFSCAHDLLIAGCDGGLYAWKVDLKKIEENERLERMEFVLPEVDGNGSVLDSIAMLRDDLLAAKCALHGQIYVFSVSRALNAAKYNKNRGQLQSEVKNNMMVSLRWSDTDNYYMNMGVDPRSCVLVCGDDKGXLWVYDLADLVTGKVSSPLTGGSPIAQQEPVKILEWPELEDAEVEKARKLRLDTYDIVVDKCAVSYGAQHIVAVTSNNMVCIWRHGKEEEEEEEEEEEAGKKEEKKGDGK